A part of Podarcis muralis chromosome 15, rPodMur119.hap1.1, whole genome shotgun sequence genomic DNA contains:
- the NSRP1 gene encoding nuclear speckle splicing regulatory protein 1 isoform X2: protein MGLRYGLIFPKKAQQKTFVKHAVFMDDSDDESSVGESLQREALKKQAMKQTKLEIQRALAEDSTVYEYDNIYDDIQQKKAESHASALAGKGEKKPKYIQNILKAAELRKKEQEKRMEKKIQKERELEGGAFDDKEAFVTSAYKKKLQERAEEEEREKREAAIEACLDVTKQKDLSGFYRHLLNQAVGEEEMPKCSLREARIKEEEPSGNSCDSKQISKNLDERTSSHIPLKAEDNPDADSDLEMDTSDEENSAKAHTNSGTAHTNSRTGNKKESRQGHSDHSGESSRHHRSRRDSRSSSEERSCHQKVPSSHPEKEEGGGRKEKSGQHREKERERRHKDHEKEERSRPENHHRRREEQDEKQRRKDRKERDDYDRDLKMWRDREERYSEWEQQEKERHKERHRDRERDKGAQEHKEEKKQQERKSSSPGPLAKDCHRAPESDSRGENPPNSERSLELKHRTSGVGAEEAEKPPESQSKFAKRSNEETVMSARDRYLARQMARVGTKSYIEKEED, encoded by the exons ATGGGGCTGAG ATACGGACTTATATTTCCCAAGAAAGCGCAGCAGAAAACCTTTGTCAAACATGCAGTGTTTATGGATGACTCAGATGATGAG tCTTCTGTGGGTGAGAGCCTTCAACGAGAAGCCTTGAAAAAGCAAGCAATGAAACAA ACCAAGCTTGAGATCCAGAGGGCATTGGCGGAAGACTCCACAGTGTATGAATATGACAATATTTACGACGACATACAGCAAAAGAAGGCAGAAAGTCATGCCAGCGcacttgcagggaaaggggaaaaaaag CCCAAGTACATCCAAAATATTCTCAAGGCAGCcgagctaaggaagaaggagcaggaaaAGAGAATGGAGAAGAAGATTCAGAAAGAACGTGAACTGGAAGGAGGCGCGTTTGATGACAAAGAAGCCTTTGTAACATCGGCCTACAAGAAGAAACTGCAAGAaagagctgaggaggaggaaagagaaaagaggGAGGCAGCAATTGAGG CATGTCTGGATGTGACCAAGCAGAAGGATCTCAGTGGCTTTTACAGGCACCTGCTAAACCAGGCAGTGGGGGAAGAGGAGATGCCCAAATGCAGCCTTCGGGAGGCCAG gaTAAAGGAAGAAGAACCCAGTGGGAattcctgtgactccaagcaaaTAAGCAAAAACCTGGATGAGCGGACAAGTTCCCACATTCCTCTAAAAGCAGAAGATAACCCAGATGCAGACAGTGACTTGGAAATGGATACTAGTGATGAGGAGAACAGTGCtaaagcacacacaaacagcggaactgcacacacaaacagcagAACTGGCAACAAAAAGGAGAGTAGGCAAGGCCACTCTGACCATAGTGGGGAGAGTTCCAGGCATCACAGGAGCCGAAGGGACTCAAGGTCATCCAGCGAGGAGAGAAGCTGCCATCAAAAGGTGCCTTCGAGTCATCCAGAGaaagaggagggtgggggaaggaaggaaaaaagtggGCAGCACAGGGAAAAGGAACGTGAGAGAAGACACAAAGACCATGAAAAAGAGGAGCGCTCTAGACCCGAGAACCATCATAGGAGACGGGAAGAACAGGATGAGAAGCAGAGGAgaaaagacaggaaagagagggaTGATTATGATAGAGATCTGAAGATgtggagagacagagaggaaaGGTATTCTGAGTGGGAACagcaagagaaagagaggcaCAAAGAGAGGCACAGGGATAGGGAAAGGGACAAAGGGGCACAGGAACACAAAGAGGAGAAGAAGCAGCAAGAAAGGAAAAGTAGTAGCCCTGGGCCCTTGGCGAAAGATTGCCATCGGGCTCCAGAAAGTGATAGTAGGGGAGAAAACCCCCCCAACTCTGAGAGATCATTAGAATTGAAGCACAGGACTTCAGGGgtgggagcagaggaagcagagaaaCCTCCAGAGAGCCAGAGCAAATTTGCAAAGCGTAGTAACGAGGAGACAGTGATGTCAGCAAGAGACCGCTACCTGGCTCGGCAGATGGCCCGCGTGGGCACCAAGTCTTACATAGAAAAAGAAGAGGATTAG
- the NSRP1 gene encoding nuclear speckle splicing regulatory protein 1 isoform X1: MAAPSKQYGLIFPKKAQQKTFVKHAVFMDDSDDESSVGESLQREALKKQAMKQTKLEIQRALAEDSTVYEYDNIYDDIQQKKAESHASALAGKGEKKPKYIQNILKAAELRKKEQEKRMEKKIQKERELEGGAFDDKEAFVTSAYKKKLQERAEEEEREKREAAIEACLDVTKQKDLSGFYRHLLNQAVGEEEMPKCSLREARIKEEEPSGNSCDSKQISKNLDERTSSHIPLKAEDNPDADSDLEMDTSDEENSAKAHTNSGTAHTNSRTGNKKESRQGHSDHSGESSRHHRSRRDSRSSSEERSCHQKVPSSHPEKEEGGGRKEKSGQHREKERERRHKDHEKEERSRPENHHRRREEQDEKQRRKDRKERDDYDRDLKMWRDREERYSEWEQQEKERHKERHRDRERDKGAQEHKEEKKQQERKSSSPGPLAKDCHRAPESDSRGENPPNSERSLELKHRTSGVGAEEAEKPPESQSKFAKRSNEETVMSARDRYLARQMARVGTKSYIEKEED; the protein is encoded by the exons ATGGCGGCTCCGAGCAAGCA ATACGGACTTATATTTCCCAAGAAAGCGCAGCAGAAAACCTTTGTCAAACATGCAGTGTTTATGGATGACTCAGATGATGAG tCTTCTGTGGGTGAGAGCCTTCAACGAGAAGCCTTGAAAAAGCAAGCAATGAAACAA ACCAAGCTTGAGATCCAGAGGGCATTGGCGGAAGACTCCACAGTGTATGAATATGACAATATTTACGACGACATACAGCAAAAGAAGGCAGAAAGTCATGCCAGCGcacttgcagggaaaggggaaaaaaag CCCAAGTACATCCAAAATATTCTCAAGGCAGCcgagctaaggaagaaggagcaggaaaAGAGAATGGAGAAGAAGATTCAGAAAGAACGTGAACTGGAAGGAGGCGCGTTTGATGACAAAGAAGCCTTTGTAACATCGGCCTACAAGAAGAAACTGCAAGAaagagctgaggaggaggaaagagaaaagaggGAGGCAGCAATTGAGG CATGTCTGGATGTGACCAAGCAGAAGGATCTCAGTGGCTTTTACAGGCACCTGCTAAACCAGGCAGTGGGGGAAGAGGAGATGCCCAAATGCAGCCTTCGGGAGGCCAG gaTAAAGGAAGAAGAACCCAGTGGGAattcctgtgactccaagcaaaTAAGCAAAAACCTGGATGAGCGGACAAGTTCCCACATTCCTCTAAAAGCAGAAGATAACCCAGATGCAGACAGTGACTTGGAAATGGATACTAGTGATGAGGAGAACAGTGCtaaagcacacacaaacagcggaactgcacacacaaacagcagAACTGGCAACAAAAAGGAGAGTAGGCAAGGCCACTCTGACCATAGTGGGGAGAGTTCCAGGCATCACAGGAGCCGAAGGGACTCAAGGTCATCCAGCGAGGAGAGAAGCTGCCATCAAAAGGTGCCTTCGAGTCATCCAGAGaaagaggagggtgggggaaggaaggaaaaaagtggGCAGCACAGGGAAAAGGAACGTGAGAGAAGACACAAAGACCATGAAAAAGAGGAGCGCTCTAGACCCGAGAACCATCATAGGAGACGGGAAGAACAGGATGAGAAGCAGAGGAgaaaagacaggaaagagagggaTGATTATGATAGAGATCTGAAGATgtggagagacagagaggaaaGGTATTCTGAGTGGGAACagcaagagaaagagaggcaCAAAGAGAGGCACAGGGATAGGGAAAGGGACAAAGGGGCACAGGAACACAAAGAGGAGAAGAAGCAGCAAGAAAGGAAAAGTAGTAGCCCTGGGCCCTTGGCGAAAGATTGCCATCGGGCTCCAGAAAGTGATAGTAGGGGAGAAAACCCCCCCAACTCTGAGAGATCATTAGAATTGAAGCACAGGACTTCAGGGgtgggagcagaggaagcagagaaaCCTCCAGAGAGCCAGAGCAAATTTGCAAAGCGTAGTAACGAGGAGACAGTGATGTCAGCAAGAGACCGCTACCTGGCTCGGCAGATGGCCCGCGTGGGCACCAAGTCTTACATAGAAAAAGAAGAGGATTAG
- the NSRP1 gene encoding nuclear speckle splicing regulatory protein 1 isoform X3: MDDSDDESSVGESLQREALKKQAMKQTKLEIQRALAEDSTVYEYDNIYDDIQQKKAESHASALAGKGEKKPKYIQNILKAAELRKKEQEKRMEKKIQKERELEGGAFDDKEAFVTSAYKKKLQERAEEEEREKREAAIEACLDVTKQKDLSGFYRHLLNQAVGEEEMPKCSLREARIKEEEPSGNSCDSKQISKNLDERTSSHIPLKAEDNPDADSDLEMDTSDEENSAKAHTNSGTAHTNSRTGNKKESRQGHSDHSGESSRHHRSRRDSRSSSEERSCHQKVPSSHPEKEEGGGRKEKSGQHREKERERRHKDHEKEERSRPENHHRRREEQDEKQRRKDRKERDDYDRDLKMWRDREERYSEWEQQEKERHKERHRDRERDKGAQEHKEEKKQQERKSSSPGPLAKDCHRAPESDSRGENPPNSERSLELKHRTSGVGAEEAEKPPESQSKFAKRSNEETVMSARDRYLARQMARVGTKSYIEKEED, from the exons ATGGATGACTCAGATGATGAG tCTTCTGTGGGTGAGAGCCTTCAACGAGAAGCCTTGAAAAAGCAAGCAATGAAACAA ACCAAGCTTGAGATCCAGAGGGCATTGGCGGAAGACTCCACAGTGTATGAATATGACAATATTTACGACGACATACAGCAAAAGAAGGCAGAAAGTCATGCCAGCGcacttgcagggaaaggggaaaaaaag CCCAAGTACATCCAAAATATTCTCAAGGCAGCcgagctaaggaagaaggagcaggaaaAGAGAATGGAGAAGAAGATTCAGAAAGAACGTGAACTGGAAGGAGGCGCGTTTGATGACAAAGAAGCCTTTGTAACATCGGCCTACAAGAAGAAACTGCAAGAaagagctgaggaggaggaaagagaaaagaggGAGGCAGCAATTGAGG CATGTCTGGATGTGACCAAGCAGAAGGATCTCAGTGGCTTTTACAGGCACCTGCTAAACCAGGCAGTGGGGGAAGAGGAGATGCCCAAATGCAGCCTTCGGGAGGCCAG gaTAAAGGAAGAAGAACCCAGTGGGAattcctgtgactccaagcaaaTAAGCAAAAACCTGGATGAGCGGACAAGTTCCCACATTCCTCTAAAAGCAGAAGATAACCCAGATGCAGACAGTGACTTGGAAATGGATACTAGTGATGAGGAGAACAGTGCtaaagcacacacaaacagcggaactgcacacacaaacagcagAACTGGCAACAAAAAGGAGAGTAGGCAAGGCCACTCTGACCATAGTGGGGAGAGTTCCAGGCATCACAGGAGCCGAAGGGACTCAAGGTCATCCAGCGAGGAGAGAAGCTGCCATCAAAAGGTGCCTTCGAGTCATCCAGAGaaagaggagggtgggggaaggaaggaaaaaagtggGCAGCACAGGGAAAAGGAACGTGAGAGAAGACACAAAGACCATGAAAAAGAGGAGCGCTCTAGACCCGAGAACCATCATAGGAGACGGGAAGAACAGGATGAGAAGCAGAGGAgaaaagacaggaaagagagggaTGATTATGATAGAGATCTGAAGATgtggagagacagagaggaaaGGTATTCTGAGTGGGAACagcaagagaaagagaggcaCAAAGAGAGGCACAGGGATAGGGAAAGGGACAAAGGGGCACAGGAACACAAAGAGGAGAAGAAGCAGCAAGAAAGGAAAAGTAGTAGCCCTGGGCCCTTGGCGAAAGATTGCCATCGGGCTCCAGAAAGTGATAGTAGGGGAGAAAACCCCCCCAACTCTGAGAGATCATTAGAATTGAAGCACAGGACTTCAGGGgtgggagcagaggaagcagagaaaCCTCCAGAGAGCCAGAGCAAATTTGCAAAGCGTAGTAACGAGGAGACAGTGATGTCAGCAAGAGACCGCTACCTGGCTCGGCAGATGGCCCGCGTGGGCACCAAGTCTTACATAGAAAAAGAAGAGGATTAG